Proteins found in one Phoenicibacter congonensis genomic segment:
- a CDS encoding carboxymuconolactone decarboxylase family protein: MSQASEILAAEQAKWAKFTELSPDVIGAFGQMRQASCKEGGALDFKTIELISIAVAVARKCEPCILSHIQCAVEAGVTREEIAAALNATILLCGGPGWAYSAKALDAFDQMSADKK; the protein is encoded by the coding sequence ATGTCTCAAGCATCAGAAATTCTAGCAGCAGAACAAGCAAAATGGGCAAAATTCACCGAACTTTCACCAGATGTTATTGGCGCGTTTGGACAAATGAGACAAGCGTCTTGCAAAGAAGGTGGAGCTCTTGATTTCAAGACGATTGAACTAATTAGCATCGCCGTTGCCGTAGCTCGCAAGTGCGAACCATGCATACTCTCACACATTCAATGTGCCGTAGAAGCAGGAGTCACACGTGAAGAAATAGCAGCCGCCCTAAACGCTACAATTTTGCTGTGCGGAGGGCCTGGCTGGGCCTATTCAGCTAAAGCACTCGATGCTTTTGATCAAATGTCAGCCGACAAAAAATAG
- a CDS encoding deoxyguanosinetriphosphate triphosphohydrolase family protein — translation MTRPNSEIPYLKLTNEIENEILNDRKNHKPNEFAFKDVDIIRRHDEQHDKATLSRPAFMRDVEKIVNIPPYNRYAGKTQVFSLVENDDICRRGLHVQLVNRVARGIGSLLNLNLDLIDAISLGHDLGHTPFGHAGERFLSECYHERTGRYFHHNVHSVRVLDELYPRNISLQTLDGILKHNGEFAQKIIYRGEIGSFEELDALVEACNTNEKVIKSLRPATLEGCVVRVSDMIAYIGKDRDDAIDMHVLDSIDVFDSNVLGKDNAKIINNMTVDIVNNSYGKNQIEMSEEIYQDLKLAKTQNYEVIYSKEGILEKSFSEVETMFQELYEKILDDLNKGDESSPVHRHHVKQLVKKSHYIKAEDYLKIDPNQIVCDYIASMTDNYFVNLYEHTFPTSEKKIYTKDYMG, via the coding sequence ATGACACGACCAAACTCAGAAATTCCATACCTCAAACTCACCAATGAAATTGAAAATGAAATTCTAAACGACAGGAAAAATCATAAACCAAACGAATTTGCTTTCAAAGACGTTGACATCATTAGGCGACATGACGAGCAGCACGACAAAGCCACGCTTTCAAGGCCTGCATTTATGCGTGACGTTGAAAAGATTGTAAATATTCCTCCATATAACCGCTATGCTGGGAAAACGCAAGTTTTCTCTCTGGTCGAAAACGACGATATTTGCAGACGCGGCTTGCATGTGCAATTGGTTAATCGAGTTGCACGAGGAATTGGGTCTCTATTAAATCTCAACCTCGACTTAATTGATGCGATTAGTCTTGGCCATGACCTTGGGCACACTCCATTTGGCCATGCAGGTGAGCGTTTTCTGTCAGAGTGCTATCACGAACGGACTGGTCGCTATTTTCACCACAACGTTCATTCAGTTCGCGTGTTAGATGAGCTCTACCCACGAAACATTTCTCTCCAAACACTTGATGGAATTTTGAAACACAACGGAGAATTTGCTCAAAAGATAATCTATCGCGGTGAAATCGGTTCCTTCGAGGAACTAGACGCGCTAGTAGAAGCATGCAACACAAATGAAAAAGTTATCAAATCGCTTCGGCCCGCGACTCTTGAAGGTTGTGTTGTGCGCGTGTCAGACATGATTGCCTACATCGGAAAAGACCGCGATGACGCAATCGACATGCATGTTCTAGATTCAATAGATGTGTTCGATTCAAATGTGCTTGGCAAAGACAATGCAAAAATCATCAATAACATGACCGTAGACATCGTAAACAATTCCTATGGGAAAAACCAAATTGAGATGAGCGAGGAAATCTATCAAGATTTAAAACTAGCAAAAACACAGAACTACGAGGTCATTTATTCAAAAGAAGGCATCTTAGAGAAATCATTCTCAGAAGTTGAAACAATGTTTCAAGAGCTTTATGAAAAAATCTTAGACGACCTAAACAAAGGTGATGAATCATCTCCAGTCCATCGTCACCATGTCAAGCAGCTGGTTAAAAAATCGCACTACATCAAAGCGGAGGATTATCTAAAGATTGACCCAAACCAGATTGTCTGTGACTACATCGCGTCAATGACCGATAACTATTTCGTGAATCTCTATGAACACACATTCCCAACTTCAGAAAAGAAAATATACACGAAAGACTACATGGGTTAA
- the rnhA gene encoding ribonuclease HI, translated as MKKVEAFTDGSSLGNPGPGGYGAILRFTDSTGKVHEKELSEGFSRTTNGRMEIMGVIAVLEALKEPCDVTITSDAQYVVNAFEKHWIDSWKKNGWKKSNKKAVLNVDLWKKVDKLRLTHKVKLNWIKGHAGYEMNERCDVLAKKAASKLNLLKDTGYEKQSQLSFE; from the coding sequence ATGAAAAAAGTTGAAGCGTTTACAGATGGATCATCTCTTGGTAACCCAGGCCCTGGTGGCTATGGTGCAATTCTTCGGTTCACCGACTCAACTGGAAAAGTGCACGAGAAAGAACTGTCAGAAGGCTTTTCTAGAACTACAAATGGTCGCATGGAAATCATGGGCGTCATTGCTGTTCTTGAAGCGTTGAAAGAGCCTTGTGATGTCACAATCACAAGTGATGCGCAGTATGTTGTGAATGCTTTTGAAAAACACTGGATTGACTCTTGGAAAAAAAATGGATGGAAAAAATCCAACAAGAAAGCAGTTTTAAATGTCGATTTATGGAAAAAAGTTGACAAACTGCGTCTAACCCACAAAGTTAAACTTAACTGGATTAAAGGGCATGCAGGCTATGAGATGAACGAGCGTTGTGATGTGTTAGCTAAAAAGGCTGCTTCAAAACTAAATCTTTTAAAAGACACTGGTTATGAGAAACAGTCTCAACTATCCTTCGAATAG